The DNA sequence AGAATTAACAATAGAAATTCCAATTCGTTTTTATGGGAAAACAGAAGTTGTAGCTTTAACACAGTATGTTGCTGATAAAGTCCAACAAATTTTCCCGGAAGATTTAAAAATACAAGTTTATATCACATCGATTTCTGGTCAAGAAAGTTTAATCGTAAGGGATCCAAATGAAGCTCCTTTTATTCATATATACCGATAGAGAAAAGGGTGTTGCTGCATGATGTGGCACGCCCTTTTTAAAAGACTCATTAAATTGAAACTTTACTATAAAAAACGGCAAGTGCTTTTGTGATAACATAACATATATATTCTTAGATTGAATAACGTTAAAGTAAGCATGACAGCTGATATGCTTACTAGAAAGAAGGAGGTGAACAACAATGGAGTATGGGCTTACCGCAGCGACGTGGTTTTTATTATGGGTTCCGATGCCGTTATTGATTTTATTATCACTTCTATCATTTATAAAAGAAAGGAGAGCGTAACCCTTGGAAAATGCGACACTATTAACCTTCATTGTTTATTTAATTGGGATGTTAGCTATTGGAATTATTGCCTATCGTATTACAAATAATTTATCTGATTATGTTTTAGGAGGACGTAAACTCGGTGGAGGTGTAGCTGCATTAAGTGCAGGTGCTTCCGATATGAGTAGCTGGTTATTACTTGGTCTTCCTGGAGCCATCTATGTTAGTGGAATGGGTGGAATATGGATTGCGGTAGGGTTAGCCGTTGGGGCCTATTTAAACTGGCAGTTTGTAGCGTCACGTTTACGTACGTATACTGAAGTAGCCGATGATTCAATTACGCTACCAGATTATTTTGAGAATCGTTTTCGCGACAATTCAAAGATTTTGAGGATTATTTCTGCTTTAGTTATTTTACTGTTTTTTGCTTTTTATACTTCTTCAGGTCTTGTCGCAGGGGCCACGTTATTTGAAGCTTCATTTGATATGGACTATTCACAGGCACTTTGGATTGGTGCTATTGTCATTATTGCATATACGTTTTTAGGTGGATTTCTTGCGGTCAGCTGGACGGATTTCTTCCAAGGGATTTTAATGTTATTGGCTTTAATCATTGTGCCAGTCGTAGCGATTTCTGAAATTGGTGGTTGGGGTGCAACCATTGATGCGGTTGGAGCCATTGACCCAGTATATCTAGATGCTTTTACAGGAGCGACGTTGATTGGAGTTATTTCATTGTTAGCATGGGGGCTTGGATACTTTGGTCAGCCTCACATTTTAACTCGTTTTATGGCGGTGAAATCAACGAAAGAGATTCCAAAAGCGAGATTTATCGGAATGACGTGGATGGTTGTCGCTCTTTTTGGTGCTATTTTTACAGGATTTGTGGCTATTGCCTTTTTCTCTGTAAACGGTCCGGGAGAAGTGATTTCTGCAGAAGCGCGTGAAACCGTGTTTATTGTATTTACCCAAGTGTTATTTAATCCATGGGTGGCTGGATTTTTACTAGCGGCCATATTAGCAGCAATTATGAGTACAATTGATTCACAGCTACTCGTTTCTTCGAGTGCATTAGCAGAGGATTTCTATAAAGGGATCATTCGAAAAAAGGCATCAGATAAGGAATTAATTTGGGTAGGTCGAATTGGAGTGCTACTAATCGCATTACTTGCTACTTTAATGGCGACCAACCCTGAAAATACAGTGCTAGACCTAGTTGGCTATGCATGGGCTGGATTTGGTGCTGCCTTCGGTCCAGTCATTATCCTTTCTCTATTCTGGAAGCGAATGACAAGAAATGGTGCGATCGCAGGTATGGTAGTTGGTGGAGCGACCGTTATAATCTGGTCTATTCTTGCTGAGAATTATAAAAATGTAACGTTGTTTACACTTTATGAGATTGTACCTGGTTTCATCTTAGCTACGCTCTTTATAATAGTTGTTAGTTTATTAGGAAGAGAGCCATCTGGCGAAATTCAAGCAGAATTTGAACAAGTGAAGAATAACGAGATATAATAGATAAGGGTGACTTAGTAAGGTGATTTTTACCTTGTAGGTCCCCTTTTCTTATTTTCACAACTATATTATAAAATCGAATGAGATTGATCCGCATAACATTGGGCTTTGTTGCCTATTAGTACGTAATTTGGTATTATCAATTTATTGTGAATTGGTACGAAACGTGGAGGTGAATGGAATGTCACGAATTTCAGTAGAACAAGTTAAGCATGTTGCACATTTAGCAAGATTAGCAATCACAGAAGAAGAGGCGGAAAAATTTACACAACAACTAGATGCTATCATCTCATTTGCAGAAGAATTAAATGAGCTTGATGTCGAAAATGTAAAGCCAACATCTCATGTGCTTGATATGAAAAATGTATTACGCGAGGACAAGGCTGGTAAAGGGTTACCTGTAGAAGAAGTATTAAAAAATGCTCCTGACCAAGAAGAAGGCCAGTTTAGCGTCCCTACCATTATTGAATAAGAAAGGAGGAAAACTAGGAATGTCTTTATTTGATTATAAAATAACAGAGATACATGATAAATTACATAAAAAAGAAATCTCAGTCACGGATTTAGTGAATGAATCTTATACAAGAATATCAGCTGTAGATGATAAAGTTAAAGCGTTTTTAACGCTAGACGAAGAGCGAGCAAGAAACTACGCGAAACAACTAGACGAAGCCATTGGAACAAAAGACCAATATGGCTTACTATTTGGAATGCCGATTGGTGTGAAGGATAACATCGTTACAAAAAATCTTCGAACGACATGTGGAAGTCGCATCTTAGAGAACTTTGACCCCATTTATAATGCAACTGTCGTCGAAAAACTTCAAAGTGCTGAAACAGTGACAATCGGAAAAGTAAACATGGACGAGTTTGCGATGGGGTCTTCTACTGAAAACTCAGCATTAGCTGTTACAAGAAATCCATGGAACTTAGATCATGTTCCAGGAGGATCAAGTGGTGGTTCCGCTGCTGCAGTTGCTGCAGGAGAAGTTCCATTTACATTAGGTTCAGATACAGGTGGTTCTATTCGTCAGCCTGCCTCATATTGTGGTGTTGTTGGATTAAAACCTACATATGGACGAGTTTCTCGTTTTGGTCTAGTTGCATTTGCTTCGTCATTAGACCAAATTGGACCAATTACGAGAAATGTAGAAGACAATGCATTTTTACTTCAAGCCATTTCAGGTGTTGACCCAATGGATGGAACGTCAGCTGATGTGGAAGTACCTGATTTCCTATCTTCTTTAACAGGAGATGTAAAGGGCTTAAAGATTGCAGTACCAAAGGAATACCTTGCAGAAGGTGTTCGTGATGATGTAAAGAAGTCTGTTATGGATGCGCTAAAAGTTCTTGAAGGCTTAGGCGCGACATGGGATGAAGTGTCGTTACCTCACTCTAAGTATGGATTAGCGACTTATTATCTATTATCATCATCTGAAGCTTCAGCGAACCTTGCACGCTTTGACGGAGTCCGTTACGGTTACCGTTCAGATAACGCAGATAATTTAATTGATATGTACAAGCAGACACGAGCAGAAGGGTTTGGAGACGAAGTAAAGCGTCGTATTATGCTTGGTACATTCGCATTAAGCTCAGGGTATTATGATGCGTACTACAAGAAAGCGCAAAAAGTACGTACATTAATTAAGCAAGACTTTGAGAACGTATTTGAAAACTATGATGTCATTATTGGGCCAACAGCTCCTACGCCTGCATTTAAAGTTGGTGAAAAGCTAGATGACCCGTTGACAATGTATGCTAATGATATTTTAACCATTCCAGTTAACCTTGCTGGCGTTCCAGGGATTTCAGTTCCGTGTGGATTTGCAGATGGGTTGCCACTAGGCTTGCAAATTATTGGAAAGCATTTTGACGAAGGTACAGTCTATCGTGTCGCTCATGCGTATGAGCAAGCTACAGACTTCCATAAACAAAAACCAACATTGTAAGGGGTGAGAGCAATGGAATTTGAAACGGTCATTGGACTTGAAGTCCATGTTGAGTTAAAAACAGAATCAAAGATATTTTCAGCAAGTCCTAACCAGTTTGGGGACAAGCCTAATTCAAATACAACAGTAATTGACTTGGGATATCCTGGAGTATTGCCTGTATTAAATAAAAAAGCAGTAGAATACGCGATGAAAGCTTCTATGGCATTGAACTGTGAAGTTGCCACCGAAACGAAGTTTGACCGCAAAAACTATTTTTACCCGGATAATCCAAAAGCATATCAAATATCTCAATTTGATAAACCGATTGGGGAAAACGGCTGGATCGAAATCGAAGTAGACGGATATAAAAAACGAATCGGAATTACGCGTGTTCATATGGAAGAAGATGCAGGGAAATTAACGCATACATCAAATGGATATTCACTAGTTGATTTTAACCGTCAAGGAACACCGTTAATTGAAATTGTATCTGAGCCGGACATCCGTACACCTGCTGAAGCGTATGCATATTTAGAAAAGCTAAAAGCGATTATTCAATATACTGGAGTTTCCGATTGTAAAATGGAAGAAGGATCGCTTCGTTGTGATGCGAATATTTCCCTTCGTCCGGTTGGGCAAGAAGAATTCGGGACGAAAACAGAATTGAAAAATTTAAATTCATTTAACTTTGTTCGAAGAGGCCTAGAACATGAAGAAATTCGCCAAGCAGAAGTTCTTCGTTCAGGTGGTATCATCGAACAGGAAACGCGTCGTTTTGATGAATCAACAGGTGAAACGTTATTAATGCGTGTAAAAGAAGGATCTGACGATTATCGTTACTTCCCAGAGCCAGATTTAGTAGAG is a window from the Bacillus alkalicellulosilyticus genome containing:
- the gatB gene encoding Asp-tRNA(Asn)/Glu-tRNA(Gln) amidotransferase subunit GatB gives rise to the protein MEFETVIGLEVHVELKTESKIFSASPNQFGDKPNSNTTVIDLGYPGVLPVLNKKAVEYAMKASMALNCEVATETKFDRKNYFYPDNPKAYQISQFDKPIGENGWIEIEVDGYKKRIGITRVHMEEDAGKLTHTSNGYSLVDFNRQGTPLIEIVSEPDIRTPAEAYAYLEKLKAIIQYTGVSDCKMEEGSLRCDANISLRPVGQEEFGTKTELKNLNSFNFVRRGLEHEEIRQAEVLRSGGIIEQETRRFDESTGETLLMRVKEGSDDYRYFPEPDLVELYIDEEWKNKIRAEIPDLPDARKARYVEELGLPAYDATVLTLTKEMSDFFEAAVEAGADPKQASNWVMGEVSGYVNANNKEIHDIPLTPQALAGLISLIEKGTISSKIAKSVFKELIENGGDPEAIVKEKGLVQISDEGELLKIVNETLDKNPQSIEDFKAGKQKAVGFLVGQIMKETKGKANPPLVNKLIMEEINKR
- the putP gene encoding sodium/proline symporter PutP → MENATLLTFIVYLIGMLAIGIIAYRITNNLSDYVLGGRKLGGGVAALSAGASDMSSWLLLGLPGAIYVSGMGGIWIAVGLAVGAYLNWQFVASRLRTYTEVADDSITLPDYFENRFRDNSKILRIISALVILLFFAFYTSSGLVAGATLFEASFDMDYSQALWIGAIVIIAYTFLGGFLAVSWTDFFQGILMLLALIIVPVVAISEIGGWGATIDAVGAIDPVYLDAFTGATLIGVISLLAWGLGYFGQPHILTRFMAVKSTKEIPKARFIGMTWMVVALFGAIFTGFVAIAFFSVNGPGEVISAEARETVFIVFTQVLFNPWVAGFLLAAILAAIMSTIDSQLLVSSSALAEDFYKGIIRKKASDKELIWVGRIGVLLIALLATLMATNPENTVLDLVGYAWAGFGAAFGPVIILSLFWKRMTRNGAIAGMVVGGATVIIWSILAENYKNVTLFTLYEIVPGFILATLFIIVVSLLGREPSGEIQAEFEQVKNNEI
- the gatA gene encoding Asp-tRNA(Asn)/Glu-tRNA(Gln) amidotransferase subunit GatA codes for the protein MSLFDYKITEIHDKLHKKEISVTDLVNESYTRISAVDDKVKAFLTLDEERARNYAKQLDEAIGTKDQYGLLFGMPIGVKDNIVTKNLRTTCGSRILENFDPIYNATVVEKLQSAETVTIGKVNMDEFAMGSSTENSALAVTRNPWNLDHVPGGSSGGSAAAVAAGEVPFTLGSDTGGSIRQPASYCGVVGLKPTYGRVSRFGLVAFASSLDQIGPITRNVEDNAFLLQAISGVDPMDGTSADVEVPDFLSSLTGDVKGLKIAVPKEYLAEGVRDDVKKSVMDALKVLEGLGATWDEVSLPHSKYGLATYYLLSSSEASANLARFDGVRYGYRSDNADNLIDMYKQTRAEGFGDEVKRRIMLGTFALSSGYYDAYYKKAQKVRTLIKQDFENVFENYDVIIGPTAPTPAFKVGEKLDDPLTMYANDILTIPVNLAGVPGISVPCGFADGLPLGLQIIGKHFDEGTVYRVAHAYEQATDFHKQKPTL
- the gatC gene encoding Asp-tRNA(Asn)/Glu-tRNA(Gln) amidotransferase subunit GatC, which gives rise to MSRISVEQVKHVAHLARLAITEEEAEKFTQQLDAIISFAEELNELDVENVKPTSHVLDMKNVLREDKAGKGLPVEEVLKNAPDQEEGQFSVPTIIE